A section of the Desulfuribacillus stibiiarsenatis genome encodes:
- a CDS encoding YraN family protein, with protein sequence MNHKALGTLGESIAKTYLEQESYQTVAMNWRHRFGEIDLIMLDPKGVLVLVEVKLRTTAFKGTGLDSIDYRKQQKLYQLFQLFLMKHPRYQKLPVRMDAISITYNRKLQKVEDVIHLQGI encoded by the coding sequence ATGAATCATAAAGCACTAGGTACACTAGGAGAATCTATTGCAAAAACATATCTTGAACAAGAATCGTATCAGACTGTAGCTATGAACTGGAGACACCGTTTCGGTGAAATCGATTTAATTATGCTAGATCCTAAAGGGGTTTTAGTCTTAGTAGAAGTAAAACTGCGTACCACGGCATTCAAAGGAACTGGACTTGATTCCATTGATTATCGGAAACAACAGAAACTTTATCAATTGTTTCAATTATTTTTAATGAAACATCCTAGATATCAGAAATTACCTGTCCGAATGGATGCAATAAGTATCACATATAACCGTAAATTACAAAAGGTAGAAGATGTTATTCATTTGCAAGGGATTTAA
- the crcB gene encoding fluoride efflux transporter CrcB: protein MFNIEHFIIVSIAGAFGALSRYQLGLFIMNRYPTPRIPIAIILINVLGSFLLGLLASYHEHNPDFLSQTVYIGLAIGFLGSFTTFSTFSVEAIQLWEQKAYRKMIAYLIITILMSIFGFLFGYFVA from the coding sequence ATGTTTAATATCGAGCATTTCATCATCGTAAGTATTGCTGGTGCCTTTGGTGCATTATCGCGATATCAACTCGGGTTATTCATTATGAATCGATATCCCACACCTAGAATCCCGATAGCTATAATACTAATAAACGTTCTCGGTAGTTTTCTGTTAGGCCTACTAGCTAGTTATCATGAACATAATCCTGATTTCCTATCGCAAACTGTATATATCGGCTTAGCCATCGGTTTTTTAGGATCGTTTACAACTTTTTCAACATTTAGTGTAGAAGCAATTCAGCTATGGGAACAAAAGGCTTATCGCAAAATGATTGCTTATCTTATAATAACAATTCTGATGAGTATTTTTGGATTTTTGTTCGGTTATTTCGTAGCTTGA
- a CDS encoding Ku protein, with amino-acid sequence MQTMWKGSISFGLVNIPVKMFTATEDKDVRFRQLHKEDHSPIKYIRSCPNCGKELANDEIVKGYEYQPGEFVIMNEDDFKAIAPEASKSIEIIDFVDLKEIDPIFYDKTYYLAPNETGDKAYTLLRNAMKDMDKIAIAKIIIRDKESLAVVRIYKQCIVLETIFYPDEIRSVEYVPGVPKDSALINDNELKMAKQIIENLSTNFEPEKYTNEYRQKLLDLIESKVEGKNITKAPVAAKNNVVDLMSALQASLEETQKRSSPKEQKSAKKRATKKEKDAIASS; translated from the coding sequence ATGCAGACGATGTGGAAAGGTTCAATTAGCTTTGGTTTAGTGAATATACCAGTGAAGATGTTTACGGCAACAGAAGATAAAGATGTCCGTTTTCGGCAACTACATAAAGAAGATCATTCTCCGATTAAATATATTCGCTCGTGTCCCAATTGTGGCAAAGAGTTAGCAAATGATGAAATAGTCAAAGGTTATGAATATCAGCCTGGGGAATTTGTAATTATGAATGAGGATGACTTTAAGGCAATCGCTCCTGAAGCTTCAAAATCAATTGAGATTATCGATTTTGTAGACCTGAAAGAAATTGATCCGATTTTTTATGATAAAACATATTATCTTGCTCCAAATGAAACTGGTGATAAGGCGTATACACTTTTAAGGAATGCTATGAAAGATATGGACAAGATAGCAATTGCTAAGATTATCATTCGTGATAAAGAAAGCCTTGCAGTCGTACGTATTTATAAACAATGTATTGTTTTGGAAACAATTTTTTACCCGGATGAAATACGGAGCGTAGAATATGTCCCAGGTGTTCCTAAAGATTCTGCATTAATTAACGATAACGAATTAAAAATGGCGAAACAAATCATTGAAAATTTATCTACGAACTTTGAGCCTGAGAAATACACGAACGAATACCGACAAAAGCTGTTAGATTTGATTGAATCAAAGGTAGAAGGAAAAAACATTACGAAAGCTCCTGTCGCTGCTAAGAACAACGTTGTAGACTTAATGAGCGCATTACAGGCGAGCTTAGAAGAAACCCAAAAGCGATCATCACCGAAAGAACAGAAGTCTGCAAAGAAAAGAGCAACAAAAAAAGAAAAAGATGCTATTGCAAGCTCATAA
- the ligD gene encoding non-homologous end-joining DNA ligase — translation MDYQLTINNKIIKITNPNKVLWPKDQVTKLQYVSYIMKMADYILTYSKHRYLTTIRYPDGVEGKNFYQKNIPTHAPEWIESKVWNGTNYILPNEKETLVWLANLACLELHVSFNTWKKDDFPTELVFDLDPTDVTRFEHVLELALHLRDILLQLGLTSYPKTSGASGLQVYVPIQPKYPYELTRQIGKFIAEYMQHMYPKDITVERLVKMRGNKLYVDYLQHWRGKTLPAPYSVRAKETPNVSTPVTWKEVEKGFIPSDFTIFNVPNRCEKYGDLFHWKERQSLDIILDFLNKERIDT, via the coding sequence GTGGATTATCAATTAACAATCAATAACAAAATTATTAAAATTACAAATCCGAATAAAGTATTGTGGCCTAAAGATCAAGTTACAAAGTTACAATACGTATCATATATCATGAAGATGGCTGATTATATTCTCACATACTCTAAACATCGCTATTTAACAACGATTCGATATCCAGACGGAGTAGAAGGCAAAAACTTTTATCAAAAAAACATTCCAACTCACGCTCCAGAATGGATTGAGAGTAAGGTTTGGAATGGCACCAATTATATATTACCCAATGAAAAAGAAACGTTAGTTTGGTTGGCGAATCTAGCATGTTTAGAATTGCATGTTTCCTTCAATACCTGGAAAAAAGATGATTTCCCCACTGAGTTAGTATTCGATCTTGACCCGACGGATGTCACGAGGTTTGAGCATGTATTAGAATTGGCTTTACACTTGAGAGATATTCTATTGCAACTAGGACTCACATCTTACCCTAAAACGTCAGGTGCGTCTGGATTGCAAGTGTATGTACCCATCCAACCCAAATACCCTTATGAGCTGACCAGACAAATTGGTAAATTTATAGCGGAATACATGCAACATATGTACCCTAAGGATATTACGGTAGAAAGGCTAGTAAAAATGCGTGGGAACAAGCTGTATGTTGATTATCTACAACACTGGAGAGGGAAAACATTGCCCGCTCCCTATAGCGTGAGGGCAAAAGAGACACCAAATGTATCAACTCCAGTCACGTGGAAAGAGGTAGAAAAAGGCTTTATACCATCTGATTTTACAATTTTTAATGTTCCTAATCGATGTGAAAAATATGGGGACTTATTCCATTGGAAAGAGCGACAGTCATTAGATATTATTCTTGATTTTTTAAATAAAGAGCGAATTGATACATAA
- a CDS encoding chemotaxis protein CheX codes for MKAEFINPFIKSFKRIFNTQFNQEVEIGDISVTKQPIISKDLCVIIGITTDLSGQIVFAMSESTAKYICSTMMMGMEVAEIDEMARSAIQEFYNWVCGHSAEDFLTIDPPHTIDITPPMFSIGQTQMYAAAGLILLVPLKLQNDGVVELYVSLKSRVI; via the coding sequence ATGAAAGCTGAATTTATTAATCCGTTTATCAAGTCGTTTAAACGAATCTTTAATACACAATTTAACCAAGAGGTTGAGATTGGGGATATCTCAGTTACGAAACAACCCATCATATCGAAGGATTTATGTGTCATAATTGGCATTACAACAGATTTGTCTGGACAAATCGTATTTGCTATGTCTGAAAGTACAGCTAAATATATTTGCAGTACGATGATGATGGGAATGGAAGTTGCAGAAATCGACGAGATGGCGCGCAGTGCAATTCAGGAATTCTATAATTGGGTGTGTGGTCATTCGGCAGAAGATTTCTTAACAATTGACCCACCACATACAATTGATATAACACCTCCTATGTTTAGCATAGGACAAACTCAAATGTACGCTGCTGCAGGTCTTATTTTGCTTGTACCACTAAAGCTTCAAAATGATGGAGTCGTGGAATTGTACGTATCTCTTAAATCGCGTGTGATTTAA
- a CDS encoding ribonuclease HII has translation MTEPNNSLIIEQQLTIKEVENRIRSFSYDKENLDQESVEFLQRCHLDERKGIQSIIRSYLKQQQKHQQELLRSHNMYNFEMELWHKGIVTIAGTDEVGRGCVAGPVVAAAVILPLEPMILGLNDSKKLTPIQREELNVQIRLQAIDIAIGEVDAQTIDKIGIVAATFAAMKQAIHQLMFKPDYILVDAFAIPGLDIPQSNIIGGDGKAASIAAASIVAKVYRDQKMVEYHAQFSDYGLNQHKGYGTREHMEAIRTYGFTPLHRKSFLKEITF, from the coding sequence TTGACAGAACCGAATAACTCTTTAATTATCGAACAACAATTGACGATAAAAGAAGTAGAGAATCGCATACGATCATTCTCTTATGATAAAGAAAACCTTGACCAAGAGAGTGTCGAGTTTTTGCAGAGATGCCATCTTGATGAAAGAAAAGGTATACAGTCAATTATTCGTTCGTATCTAAAACAGCAACAAAAACATCAGCAAGAACTGTTGCGTTCGCATAATATGTATAATTTCGAGATGGAATTATGGCATAAAGGTATCGTAACCATAGCGGGAACTGATGAGGTTGGTAGAGGTTGTGTGGCAGGGCCTGTTGTTGCAGCTGCAGTCATTTTGCCTTTGGAGCCGATGATTCTTGGATTAAATGATTCTAAGAAACTTACGCCTATACAAAGGGAAGAGTTAAATGTGCAAATTCGATTGCAAGCGATTGATATAGCGATTGGCGAGGTAGATGCCCAGACAATCGACAAAATAGGCATTGTTGCTGCTACTTTTGCTGCTATGAAGCAAGCAATCCATCAATTAATGTTCAAACCAGATTATATATTAGTGGATGCATTTGCAATTCCAGGACTTGATATCCCTCAATCGAACATAATTGGAGGAGATGGTAAAGCAGCATCCATTGCTGCTGCATCGATTGTCGCTAAAGTCTATCGTGACCAAAAGATGGTCGAATACCATGCTCAATTCTCTGACTACGGGCTTAATCAGCATAAAGGTTATGGGACCAGAGAACATATGGAAGCAATTAGAACCTATGGATTCACACCACTTCATAGAAAATCTTTTTTGAAAGAAATTACTTTTTAA
- a CDS encoding YifB family Mg chelatase-like AAA ATPase: MAHQKNQYVKLYSATTMGVDGFIVEVEVDIQNGLPKFDISGLADSTIREAKERVRSAIVNSGYDFPLGRIVVNLAPADLPKEGTHFDIVIALGILLSSGQIPILEDLCDITSFVMAGELALDGSVRKVKGILPMAEKAVKEGFQHIVIPDGNLPEAQLVQSIMQFPVQSLQQLIEFVQNKDKVDFSSMNIAIDSLSDYEYCFSEVIGQHHTKKGIVIACSGGHNVIMVGSPGTGKSMLAKRASTILPPLSYDELLEVRKIRSVAGQFQELEILHSTRPFRSPHHTITVSGLVGGQSPPKPGEITLAHNGILFLDELTEFSRKTLEVLRQPLEDGKVVIVRGKYSIQFPAQFMLISAMNPCPCGYYGSKKKQCGCKEWERKRYINKISGPLLDRFDLQLEVSEVDVEEFNTTQQEQTSDELKQQVIRAREYQLNRQGKLNHSLNSKELEKHLRMDFQTEAFIKHVYNQMGLSMRGYHKLLRVARTIADLEGNDAVLTKHIAEALTYRAVEKYM, translated from the coding sequence ATGGCACACCAAAAAAATCAATATGTTAAACTTTATTCTGCAACCACAATGGGTGTAGACGGCTTTATTGTAGAAGTAGAGGTAGATATTCAAAATGGTCTTCCGAAATTTGATATTTCCGGATTGGCAGATTCCACGATTCGTGAAGCCAAAGAGCGTGTGCGCTCAGCAATTGTTAACTCAGGATATGATTTCCCACTTGGTCGTATTGTTGTGAATCTAGCACCAGCAGATTTACCGAAGGAAGGCACTCACTTTGATATTGTGATAGCACTAGGGATATTATTAAGCTCTGGGCAAATACCAATATTGGAAGACTTGTGCGACATTACATCATTTGTCATGGCTGGGGAACTTGCATTAGACGGGAGTGTACGTAAAGTAAAAGGAATTCTCCCGATGGCCGAAAAAGCAGTTAAAGAAGGATTTCAGCACATTGTGATTCCAGATGGCAATTTACCTGAAGCACAATTAGTTCAAAGTATAATGCAATTTCCTGTTCAATCGTTACAACAATTGATTGAATTCGTTCAAAACAAAGACAAAGTAGACTTTAGTTCCATGAATATCGCAATTGATAGTTTGAGCGATTATGAATACTGTTTCAGCGAAGTGATAGGTCAGCACCATACTAAAAAAGGGATTGTCATTGCATGCTCGGGTGGACATAATGTAATCATGGTTGGCTCACCAGGCACTGGCAAGTCAATGCTTGCAAAGCGAGCCTCAACTATTCTACCACCACTTTCTTATGATGAATTGTTAGAAGTGCGGAAAATTCGGAGCGTAGCTGGACAATTTCAAGAACTAGAAATTTTGCATAGTACACGACCGTTTCGATCGCCTCATCATACGATTACGGTGTCAGGGCTCGTAGGAGGGCAAAGTCCACCCAAGCCAGGGGAAATTACGTTAGCTCACAATGGCATTCTATTCTTAGACGAGCTGACGGAATTTTCCCGTAAGACGCTTGAAGTTCTTCGGCAGCCTTTAGAAGATGGAAAAGTTGTAATTGTCCGTGGGAAATATTCGATTCAGTTTCCGGCACAGTTTATGCTCATAAGCGCAATGAACCCATGCCCATGTGGCTATTACGGATCGAAGAAGAAACAATGCGGTTGTAAAGAATGGGAGAGAAAGAGATATATCAATAAGATATCAGGACCGTTACTCGATCGATTCGACTTACAATTAGAAGTTAGCGAAGTAGATGTGGAGGAATTTAATACTACTCAACAAGAACAAACATCCGATGAGCTGAAACAACAAGTGATTCGCGCTAGGGAATACCAGCTTAACAGGCAAGGGAAGCTGAATCACTCTTTAAATAGTAAAGAGTTAGAAAAACACCTGAGAATGGATTTTCAGACAGAAGCTTTCATAAAACATGTGTATAATCAAATGGGCTTAAGCATGAGAGGGTATCATAAACTATTGAGAGTAGCCAGGACGATAGCGGATTTAGAAGGAAATGATGCAGTTCTGACAAAGCATATTGCGGAGGCACTGACATACAGGGCAGTAGAGAAATATATGTAG
- a CDS encoding FUSC family protein, with translation MNQIKLGGRTLKTGLAITIAVGICHLFGIEPAIFAAVSAVVNLQPTVYQSYINALQQIGITFTGIIIGLILAMTLGNSAVAMGISSILIIIIALRLRWNSVILIGIVTVIFIIDTQNDYFYEHAFSRISVIFIGLIVALFVNVFLAPPDHRKSIVDNIMKFHDDVTGILYHKITNILQRMDPDEAQNHNILELQKQIDPLRDSLNLFKQEIRVLPYSTQANEFHVSSQCLEDLQQFNTQLLHKIILLSDMEQERTKRIATRKKLPYSNEFQRVIDRIQNANEQIFRNSGLIHRQVLQQKLEGNWEKVSVFDDSLELQLEAWHNEHAGDPFYMQALMEISILLYEIRLIAREQYRLFKSLANE, from the coding sequence TTGAATCAAATAAAGTTGGGCGGGAGAACTTTAAAAACAGGATTAGCCATTACGATTGCTGTGGGTATTTGCCATCTATTTGGCATTGAACCTGCTATTTTTGCTGCTGTGTCTGCTGTAGTCAATCTGCAACCTACAGTTTACCAATCCTATATTAATGCCCTACAACAAATAGGCATTACTTTTACTGGAATTATTATTGGCTTAATTCTCGCCATGACTTTAGGAAATTCTGCTGTGGCTATGGGAATATCAAGCATCTTAATTATCATCATCGCTCTACGATTGCGATGGAATTCTGTAATTCTAATCGGAATTGTTACTGTCATCTTTATTATCGATACACAAAATGATTATTTTTACGAACATGCCTTTTCGCGTATTTCCGTAATCTTTATTGGTCTTATCGTAGCACTCTTTGTCAATGTGTTCCTAGCTCCCCCAGATCATAGAAAATCGATAGTGGATAATATCATGAAATTTCACGATGACGTCACAGGCATTTTATATCATAAAATAACGAATATACTGCAAAGAATGGATCCTGATGAAGCTCAAAACCATAATATTTTAGAGTTACAAAAGCAAATAGATCCGCTAAGGGATTCCCTAAATCTATTCAAACAAGAAATCCGGGTACTTCCATATTCAACGCAAGCAAATGAATTCCATGTAAGTTCACAATGTCTTGAGGATTTACAGCAATTCAATACACAATTATTACATAAAATCATTTTATTATCCGATATGGAACAAGAGCGAACCAAACGAATTGCTACTCGAAAAAAACTTCCGTATAGCAACGAGTTTCAAAGAGTAATCGATAGAATTCAGAATGCTAACGAACAAATTTTTAGAAATTCTGGGCTGATTCACAGGCAAGTTTTACAGCAGAAATTAGAGGGAAATTGGGAGAAAGTAAGTGTATTCGATGACTCACTAGAACTTCAATTAGAAGCATGGCATAATGAACATGCTGGGGATCCTTTCTATATGCAGGCACTAATGGAGATTAGTATATTATTATATGAGATTCGTTTAATTGCGAGGGAGCAATATCGCTTATTTAAATCCCTTGCAAATGAATAA
- the lpdA gene encoding dihydrolipoyl dehydrogenase: MIDTEIAVIGAGPGGYIAAIRAAQLGKSVTLVEKHHIGGICLHHGCIPSKALVTIAEKYNQTKDLQYLGIHCENVRIDFAESQKWKLSVIHQLTEGIQFLLKKYKVKTIYGHASFVNRNTILVESDGHSAHIHFQDCIISTGSVPIEIPSIPFGGNILSSSEALALEEIPMSMVVIGGGYIGIELSQVFARLGTKVTILEGSPSILTGFESRITSYLKRNLKKYCVDVVTNVKATSSYTSENSVTVEYIDGDSGKAITAEKVLVTVGRKPNTEDLHLANAQINVDDKGYIIVDSLHRTSSSNVYAIGDVTQGIALAHRASYEGKLVSDYIAGVKRKKSCSVLPTVVFSDPEIASVGFSEQQAKEKGYPVKVVRYSYGANGRALVLNAAEGFVAIVVNQENQKILGAQIVGIEASNLIGEISLAIELGASIQDIALTIHAHPTLSELLMDAAEQFNE; the protein is encoded by the coding sequence ATGATTGATACTGAAATTGCAGTAATCGGTGCTGGACCTGGTGGCTACATAGCAGCAATCCGAGCGGCGCAATTAGGGAAGTCTGTCACATTAGTAGAAAAACATCATATTGGTGGGATTTGTTTGCACCATGGATGTATTCCATCAAAAGCGCTTGTAACAATAGCAGAAAAGTACAATCAGACAAAAGATTTACAGTATCTAGGGATACATTGTGAAAACGTGCGTATTGATTTCGCTGAATCTCAAAAGTGGAAACTGTCTGTTATTCATCAGTTAACAGAAGGTATCCAATTCCTATTGAAAAAATACAAAGTAAAGACCATTTACGGTCATGCATCTTTTGTGAATAGGAATACGATCTTAGTCGAATCAGACGGCCATTCCGCTCATATACATTTTCAAGATTGTATCATATCAACTGGCTCCGTCCCAATTGAGATACCGAGCATTCCATTTGGAGGAAATATTTTATCATCTTCAGAAGCGCTTGCACTAGAAGAGATTCCAATGAGCATGGTCGTTATCGGTGGTGGTTACATAGGAATCGAGCTTAGTCAAGTGTTTGCAAGGCTAGGGACTAAAGTAACGATTTTAGAAGGTTCACCTTCGATATTAACTGGCTTCGAATCTCGAATAACAAGCTACTTGAAGAGGAATTTAAAGAAATATTGCGTGGATGTGGTTACGAATGTAAAGGCAACAAGCAGTTATACCAGTGAGAATTCTGTAACGGTAGAATATATTGATGGAGATTCGGGCAAGGCCATTACTGCAGAGAAGGTTCTTGTGACTGTAGGGCGCAAACCGAATACTGAAGATTTGCACTTAGCAAATGCACAGATTAATGTTGACGATAAGGGATATATTATCGTAGATTCGTTACATAGAACAAGTTCCTCGAATGTGTATGCGATTGGCGATGTCACACAAGGCATTGCATTAGCACATCGAGCTTCCTATGAAGGGAAATTAGTCTCCGATTATATAGCAGGTGTCAAACGCAAGAAGTCATGTAGTGTTTTACCGACAGTCGTTTTTTCAGATCCGGAAATCGCTTCTGTGGGGTTTTCAGAACAACAGGCGAAAGAGAAAGGTTATCCTGTAAAAGTGGTTCGCTACTCTTATGGTGCTAATGGACGGGCGCTCGTATTAAATGCAGCAGAAGGTTTTGTAGCGATTGTTGTCAATCAGGAGAATCAAAAAATTCTAGGTGCACAAATCGTTGGGATTGAGGCATCGAATTTAATTGGTGAAATCAGTTTGGCCATCGAATTAGGGGCATCGATACAAGATATAGCATTGACAATCCATGCTCACCCTACATTATCTGAACTACTTATGGATGCTGCAGAACAATTTAACGAATAA
- a CDS encoding fluoride efflux transporter FluC, with amino-acid sequence MKSSIFILIGGAIGASCRYLMNHALSFTEFPIWTISENLIGSLLLGILTGYVLIKSIPLHWQRGLGVGVCGGFTTMSTFVLDVVHLFQQQTLFLIMIYLFTSLFGGLIFAFIGMALGKRMASQQPKGATNYV; translated from the coding sequence ATGAAATCTTCTATTTTTATTCTCATAGGTGGAGCTATAGGAGCCAGCTGCCGTTACCTGATGAATCATGCATTGTCGTTCACAGAATTCCCTATCTGGACTATATCAGAAAATTTGATTGGTAGCCTACTTTTAGGGATTTTAACAGGGTATGTTCTTATCAAGAGTATTCCACTACACTGGCAAAGAGGTCTCGGAGTAGGAGTGTGTGGTGGTTTTACTACGATGTCTACATTTGTATTGGATGTAGTTCATCTATTTCAACAACAAACATTATTTCTAATAATGATTTATTTGTTTACCAGTTTGTTCGGAGGTTTAATATTTGCTTTTATCGGTATGGCCCTTGGAAAGCGCATGGCAAGCCAACAACCAAAAGGGGCTACCAACTATGTTTAA
- the ligD gene encoding non-homologous end-joining DNA ligase, producing MFPKIIYPMEPQSSEVVPTDANYLHSVKWDGVRQLVFVSQEGVRIQNRQTHDRTSTYPELHQLKQISNGKEMVFDGEVISLKDGKPNFSKVMKRDFVRSEAVAKKLNKTYPITYMIFDLLYIDGKNLMQRTLGERLELLQQVIQEQNENIQIVSHINNGEALYQTTQSIGLEGIVSKHKESFYHQGEKRKDWLKIKHIKDINVVIGGYTVKNELLNSLAVGVYHQVEGINHRKFIYIGNVSTGLNMQEIRLLNQELKKVHVLTSPFVNYKKDKLNQYWVEPMFTLKVNYLEFTDEGRLRHPTIQGFLTIPAQDCIL from the coding sequence ATGTTTCCTAAAATTATATATCCAATGGAGCCACAAAGCTCTGAAGTAGTTCCGACAGATGCTAATTATTTGCATAGTGTAAAATGGGATGGTGTGCGTCAGTTAGTATTTGTGAGTCAAGAAGGAGTACGGATTCAAAATCGTCAAACTCATGACCGCACGAGTACATACCCGGAGCTTCACCAGTTAAAGCAAATATCAAATGGGAAAGAAATGGTTTTTGATGGAGAAGTAATTTCTTTAAAAGACGGTAAACCTAATTTTTCAAAAGTTATGAAAAGAGATTTTGTGCGATCGGAAGCAGTTGCAAAAAAATTAAATAAAACGTATCCGATTACATATATGATTTTTGATTTGCTTTACATTGATGGTAAAAATTTGATGCAAAGAACCCTCGGGGAAAGGTTGGAATTATTGCAACAGGTCATTCAGGAACAAAACGAGAATATTCAAATTGTGTCTCATATTAATAATGGTGAAGCGTTATATCAGACGACCCAATCAATAGGACTTGAGGGAATCGTGTCTAAGCATAAAGAAAGTTTTTATCATCAAGGAGAAAAACGAAAAGATTGGTTGAAAATAAAGCATATTAAGGATATTAACGTTGTAATCGGTGGCTACACAGTTAAGAATGAGCTTCTAAATTCATTAGCTGTTGGAGTTTACCATCAAGTAGAAGGAATCAATCATAGGAAATTCATTTATATAGGAAATGTCTCTACAGGCTTAAATATGCAAGAAATACGGCTACTCAATCAAGAGTTGAAAAAAGTACATGTTTTGACATCGCCGTTTGTTAATTATAAAAAAGATAAACTAAATCAATACTGGGTAGAGCCAATGTTTACTTTAAAAGTAAATTACTTAGAATTTACAGATGAAGGTAGGTTGCGTCATCCTACAATTCAGGGTTTTCTTACAATACCAGCACAAGATTGTATACTTTAG
- a CDS encoding EscU/YscU/HrcU family type III secretion system export apparatus switch protein, giving the protein MKETRMKKAAAIQYDPDKHNAPVIIASGEGKQAERILALAKEKNIPFQEDAILIEALVKLDIGQEIPPELYQIVAEVLVFVKNLNHQATK; this is encoded by the coding sequence ATGAAAGAAACAAGAATGAAAAAGGCAGCAGCTATTCAATATGACCCTGATAAGCATAATGCACCTGTGATTATTGCAAGCGGAGAAGGAAAACAAGCGGAGCGTATTTTAGCGTTAGCGAAAGAAAAAAATATTCCTTTTCAAGAAGATGCTATTTTAATAGAAGCGCTAGTAAAGTTAGATATTGGGCAAGAAATACCACCCGAGCTATATCAAATCGTAGCGGAAGTCTTAGTATTCGTAAAAAATCTGAATCATCAAGCTACGAAATAA
- a CDS encoding ion transporter → MTSIQYIVSHRLFNSSVISLIILNAVVIGFETYPNILDPNQQFFHWMEVVFLWAFTLEIVLRMTALKPSGFFRSGWNVFDFIIVASGHLFVGGHLISVLRVLRVLRVLRAITVIPSLQKLVAALFRTIPAIGNIMILMGIIFYIFAVIGTSLFKDIAPEYFGSLHSTLLTLFQVVTLESWASGVMRPILVDAPWAWWYFVAFILVGTFIIINLFIGVIVNNVQEVAVISHKEDAEDSDDLENNEPVSLEKEVVSLRKEVSEIKQLLINSQGNRDTSNS, encoded by the coding sequence ATGACATCAATTCAATACATCGTAAGTCATCGATTATTTAATAGTTCTGTCATTAGTCTTATTATTCTAAATGCCGTTGTGATTGGTTTTGAAACTTATCCAAACATTTTAGATCCGAATCAGCAATTTTTCCATTGGATGGAAGTCGTTTTTCTATGGGCTTTTACATTAGAAATAGTCCTACGTATGACTGCACTTAAGCCTTCTGGTTTTTTCCGCAGTGGTTGGAATGTCTTTGACTTTATCATCGTAGCCAGTGGTCATTTATTTGTTGGGGGGCACTTAATTTCAGTTCTTCGTGTTTTGAGAGTATTAAGGGTATTGCGTGCGATTACCGTAATCCCGTCCTTACAAAAACTCGTTGCAGCTCTCTTCCGAACCATACCAGCTATCGGTAATATCATGATACTTATGGGTATTATATTCTATATATTTGCCGTCATAGGAACCTCGTTGTTCAAGGATATTGCACCAGAGTATTTTGGATCTTTACACTCCACTCTACTTACGTTGTTCCAGGTTGTTACTCTTGAGTCTTGGGCAAGCGGCGTAATGCGGCCAATTTTAGTGGATGCTCCATGGGCATGGTGGTATTTCGTTGCATTTATATTAGTTGGTACATTTATTATCATTAACTTGTTTATAGGTGTAATCGTAAATAATGTGCAGGAGGTGGCTGTTATTTCCCACAAAGAAGATGCCGAGGACAGTGATGATTTAGAAAATAATGAACCAGTCTCATTAGAAAAAGAAGTTGTTTCTTTAAGAAAAGAAGTTAGTGAAATTAAGCAATTACTCATAAACAGTCAAGGGAATCGTGATACATCAAATTCTTAA